In one window of Arcobacter sp. F155 DNA:
- the accB gene encoding acetyl-CoA carboxylase biotin carboxyl carrier protein yields the protein MDFKEIKELIRVFDKSELNKLKVKEGEFEVAMQKGFEGGTVVTTSAPAAVAPAAQAPVAAPVAATTEAAPAVPAGDTINSPMVGTFYAAPSPEASDFVKKGDTVKKGQTLCILEAMKIMNEVEAEFDCKIVDILVENGNPVEYDMPMFVVEKL from the coding sequence ATGGATTTTAAAGAAATTAAAGAACTAATTAGAGTTTTTGATAAAAGTGAATTAAATAAATTAAAAGTTAAAGAAGGTGAATTTGAAGTAGCTATGCAAAAAGGTTTTGAAGGTGGAACTGTTGTAACAACTTCTGCACCTGCTGCTGTTGCTCCTGCTGCACAAGCACCTGTTGCTGCACCAGTTGCTGCTACAACTGAAGCTGCTCCTGCTGTACCAGCTGGTGACACTATCAACTCTCCAATGGTTGGAACATTCTATGCTGCGCCATCTCCAGAAGCTTCTGATTTTGTTAAAAAAGGAGATACAGTTAAAAAAGGTCAAACTTTATGTATCTTAGAAGCAATGAAAATTATGAATGAAGTTGAAGCTGAATTTGATTGTAAAATCGTTGATATCTTAGTTGAAAACGGAAACCCAGTTGAATATGATATGCCAATGTTCGTTGTAGAAAAACTATAA
- a CDS encoding acetyl-CoA carboxylase biotin carboxylase subunit: MAEIKKILIANRGEIVQRAIRTIREMGKKSVAVYSAGDKNASYLKHADEAICIGDVKSIDSYLNIPAIITAAEMTGCDAIFPGYGFLSENQDFVEICRLHNIKFIGPSVEVMEKMADKSKAKDEMIKAGVPVVPGSDGAVHSVEEGKKVANEIGYPIMAKASAGGGGRGMRLIESEDKFEQLFTAASSEALAAFGDGTMYLERFINKPRHIEVQVVGDSHGNAIHIGERDCSLQRRHQKVIEESPAILLNDETRKHLHDVAVKATKYLNYEGAGTFEFLADDKQNIYFMEMNTRLQVEHPVSEMVSGIDIIELMIKVAEGEELPPQESIKFRGHSIEVRITAEDPNSFLPSPGKVKQWFVPGGRNVRVDSHVYAGYVVPPYYDSMIGKLIVWGRDREKAINIMKRALNEFEVEGIKTTIPFHQKMMENEDFIANNYDTKYLEGYKSLDDI; this comes from the coding sequence ATGGCTGAAATTAAAAAAATTCTAATTGCTAATAGAGGTGAAATAGTTCAAAGAGCTATCAGAACTATTAGAGAAATGGGTAAAAAGTCTGTTGCTGTTTATTCTGCTGGAGATAAAAATGCTTCATACTTAAAACATGCAGATGAAGCAATTTGTATTGGTGATGTTAAGTCAATTGATTCATACTTAAATATCCCTGCAATTATTACTGCTGCTGAAATGACAGGTTGTGATGCAATTTTCCCAGGTTATGGTTTCTTATCAGAAAACCAAGACTTCGTTGAAATTTGTAGACTTCACAATATTAAATTTATTGGTCCATCTGTTGAAGTAATGGAAAAAATGGCTGATAAATCAAAAGCAAAAGATGAGATGATTAAAGCAGGTGTTCCAGTTGTTCCAGGTTCTGACGGTGCTGTTCACTCTGTTGAAGAAGGTAAAAAAGTTGCAAATGAAATTGGTTATCCAATCATGGCAAAAGCATCAGCAGGTGGTGGTGGTAGAGGTATGAGACTTATCGAATCTGAAGATAAGTTTGAACAATTATTTACTGCTGCGTCAAGTGAAGCATTAGCTGCCTTTGGTGATGGAACAATGTACCTTGAAAGATTTATCAATAAACCAAGACATATTGAGGTTCAAGTTGTTGGTGACTCTCATGGAAATGCTATTCATATTGGTGAAAGAGATTGCTCTTTACAAAGAAGACACCAAAAAGTTATTGAAGAATCACCTGCAATTTTATTAAATGATGAAACAAGAAAGCATTTACATGATGTTGCAGTTAAAGCTACAAAATACTTAAACTACGAAGGTGCTGGTACTTTTGAATTCCTAGCAGATGATAAACAAAACATCTACTTTATGGAAATGAATACTAGACTTCAAGTTGAACACCCAGTTTCAGAAATGGTTTCTGGAATTGATATTATTGAGCTTATGATTAAAGTAGCAGAAGGTGAAGAGTTACCACCACAAGAGTCTATTAAATTTAGAGGTCACTCTATTGAAGTTAGAATCACTGCTGAAGATCCAAACTCTTTCTTACCAAGTCCAGGTAAAGTAAAACAATGGTTCGTACCAGGTGGAAGAAACGTAAGAGTTGACTCTCATGTTTACGCAGGATATGTAGTACCTCCATACTATGACTCAATGATTGGTAAACTAATTGTTTGGGGAAGAGATAGAGAAAAAGCTATCAATATTATGAAAAGAGCTCTTAATGAGTTTGAAGTAGAAGGAATTAAAACTACAATTCCATTCCACCAAAAAATGATGGAAAATGAAGACTTCATTGCAAATAACTACGACACAAAATATCTAGAAGGTTACAAAAGCCTAGACGATATCTAA